In Cicer arietinum cultivar CDC Frontier isolate Library 1 chromosome 1, Cicar.CDCFrontier_v2.0, whole genome shotgun sequence, one DNA window encodes the following:
- the LOC101513305 gene encoding coatomer subunit zeta-1-like produces the protein MSPSKLELCPSVKNIILLDSDGKRVAVKYFSDDWPTNSAKETFEKLVFNKTQKTNARTEAEIAMFENNIVVYKFVQDLHFFVTGADDENELILSTVLQAFFDSVGLLLRGNVDKKEALENLDVILLCIDEIVDGGIILETDPSVIAGKVASNSIDSGAPLSEQTLSQALATAREHLARSLLK, from the exons ATGTCTCCTTCCAAACTT GAGTTGTGCCCTTCTGTAAAGAACATCATTCTTCTGGATTCTGATGGGAAACGTGTGGCAGTTAAGTATTTCTCGGATGATTGGCCTACCAATAGTGCAAAGGAAACTTTTGAGAAGCTTGTATTCAACAAGACTCAGAAGACCAATGCTCGCACAGAAG CGGAAATAGCAATGTTTGAGAATAACATTGTTGTTTACAAGTTTGTCCAAGATCTTCACTTCTTTGTTACCGGGGCTGACGACGAAAACGAGCTTATCTTATCCACAGTTCTGCAGGCATTTTTTGATTCTGTTGGTCTCCTGCTCAG AGGCAATGTGGACAAGAAGGAAGCACTTGAGAACTTGGATGTCATTCTATTGTGCATTGATGAAATTGTTGATGGCGG TATCATTCTTGAAACTGATCCAAGTGTTATAGCTGGGAAAGTTGCAAGTAATAGTATTGATTCTGGAGCTCCTTTGTCTGAACAG ACACTAAGTCAAGCATTGGCCACAGCAAGGGAACATCTTGCAAGATCCCTTCTTAAATGA
- the LOC101503771 gene encoding protein FAR1-RELATED SEQUENCE 6-like: MVMSELDGEELVTVDVESQPRQEEAEDEHHLTMDDTSMCCEQLQDGECIEIMKDEDGALVGLDCQNDLSEGRKDFVAPAVGMEFESYEDAYNYYICYAKEVGFRVRVKNSWFKRNSREKYGAVLCCSSQGFKRIKDVSNLRKETRTGCPAMIRMRLVESQRWRIREVTLEHNHILGAKTHKSAKKMGSGTKMKLLPSSDAEVQTVKLYRALVIDAGGNGVSNSNARDDKIFSEYFNKLSLRKGDTQAIYNFLCRMQLTNPNFFYLMDLNDEGQLRNAFWADGRSRAACGYFSDVIYFDNAYLSNKYEIPLVAFVGINHHGQSVLLGCGLLAGETTKSYTWLFRTWATCMSVCSPQTIITDRCKALQNAIAEVFPRSHHCFGLSLIMKKVPEKLGGLRNYDAIKKALIKAVYETLKVIEFEAAWGFLIQRFGVSDHEWLHSLYEDRVHWAPVYLKDKFFAGMSATHHGESISPFFDKYVHKQTSLKEFLDKYELALHKKLKEESSADIESRSSNPLLKTKCSFELQLSRMYTKEIFRKFQFEVEEMFSCFGTTQLHVDGPIIIFLVKERIMIEGNKREIKDFEVLYSRTAGEVRCICCCFNFYGYLCRHALCVLNFNGVEEVPPKYILSRWKKDYKRLYIPDHSSGSSDDTDSIQWSNKLFRSALQAVEEGIISLDHYNVALQAFEESLNKVHDVEQRQE; the protein is encoded by the exons ATGGTGATGTCGGAGTTGGACGGAGAAGAGCTTGTCACCGTCGACGTCGAGTCTCAACCTCGACAAGAAGAAGCAGAAGATGAACATCACTTAAcg ATGGACGATACTTCTATGTGCTGCGAACAATTACAGGATGGAGAATGCATTGAGATTATGAAAGACGAAGATGGTGCACTAGTTGGATTGGATTGTCAAAATGATCTTTCTGAAGGAAGAAAAGATTTTGTTGCACCTGCTGTTGGAATGGAGTTTGAGTCATATGAAGATGCTTACAATTATTATATCTGCTATGCCAAAGAAGTAGGATTTCGTGTGAGAGTGAAGAATTCATGGTTCAAGCGAAATAGCAGAGAAAAATATGGTGCAGTGCTTTGTTGTAGCAGCCAGGGTTTCAAAAGAATAAAAGATGTTAGCAATTTGAGAAAGGAGACAAGAACTGGTTGTCCTGCGATGATAAGGATGAGGTTAGTGGAGTCTCAAAGATGGAGGATACGTGAGGTTACCCTCGAACATAACCACATCTTGGGTGCTAAGACACATAAATCAGCTAAAAAGATGGGAAGTGGAACTAAAATGAAGTTGTTGCCTAGTTCTGATGCTGAGGTGCAAACAGTTAAGTTATATCGTGCACTAGTGATAGATGCAGGAGGTAATGGAGTTTCGAACTCCAATGCAAGAGACGACAAGATTTTCTCTGAATATTTTAATAAGTTGAGCCTAAGAAAAGGTGACACACAAGCCATTTATAATTTCCTCTGCCGTATGCAACTAACTAATCCAAACTTCTTTTATTTGATGGATTTGAATGATGAAGGGCAATTGAGGAATGCATTTTGGGCTGATGGCAGGTCCAGGGCTGCATGTGGTTATTTTAGTGATGTCATTTATTTTGACAACGCTTATttgtcaaacaaatatgaaatcCCTCTTGTGGCTTTTGTTGGAATAAATCATCATGGTCAATCAGTGTTACTAGGTTGTGGCCTGCTTGCAGGTGAAACGACAAAATCGTATACATGGCTGTTTAGAACATGGGCTACATGTATGTCAGTATGTTCTCCCCAAACCATTATTACTGATAGGTGCAAGGCTTTGCAGAATGCAATTGCAGAAGTTTTTCCTAGATCTCATCATTGCTTTGGCTTGTCATTAATTATGAAAAAAGTACCGGAAAAACTGGGAGGGTTGCGCAATTATGACGCAATCAAGAAAGCGCTGATTAAAGCAGTTTATGAGACATTAAAAGTGATTGAATTTGAGGCAGCATGGGGATTTTTGATTCAACGTTTTGGAGTTAGTGATCATGAGTGGCTTCATTCCCTATATGAAGACCGAGTTCATTGGGCACCGGTATATTTGAAGGACAAATTTTTTGCTGGCATGTCTGCTACACACCATGGTGAGAGCATTAGTccattttttgataaatatgtGCATAAACAGACTTCTTTGAAGGAGTTTCTTGACAAGTATGAATTAGCTCTTCACAAGAAGTTAAAGGAAGAATCTTCGGCAGATATTGAATCAAGAAGCTCAAACCCCTTGCTGAAAACCAAATGTTCTTTCGAACTTCAGCTCTCTAGAATGTACACAAAAGAAATATTCAGGAAGTTTCAATTCGAAGTGGAAGAAATGTTCTCTTGTTTTGGTACAACACAGTTACATGTGGATGGTCCCATCATAATTTTCCTGGTCAAGGAGCGCATTATGATCGAGGGAAACAAACGGGAGATTAAGGATTTTGAAGTTCTGTACAGTAGAACAGCAGGTGAAGTTCGTTGCATATGTTGTTGCTTTAATTTTTATGGATATCTATGTCGGCACGCACTGTGTGTGCTCAATTTTAACGGGGTGGAAGAGGTGCCTCCAAAGTACATTCTTTCGCGGTGGAAGAAAGATTACAAGCGCCTTTATATTCCTGATCACAGCTCTGGTAGTTCTGATGATACTGACAGTATTCAATGGTCTAATAAGTTATTTAGAAGTGCCTTACAAGCTGTGGAAGAGGGGATAATTTCTCTGGATCATTATAATGTAGCGTTGCAGGCTTTTGAAGAATCACTTAATAAGGTTCATGATGTAGAACAGAGACAGGAGTAA
- the LOC140919232 gene encoding protein FAR1-RELATED SEQUENCE 8-like isoform X2: protein MEFETYDDAYNYYNSYAREIGFAIRVKSSWAKRNSKEKRGAVLCCNCEGFKTVKEVNSHRKETRTGCLAMVRLRLVESSRWRVDEVKIEHNHSFDPERAQNSKSHKRIDSGAKRKIEPTLDVEVRTIKLYRMPNADASSYGSLSSNEGGTSNNNNFSRRLKLKKGDAELISKYFCHRQLASPNFFYVMDLNDDGQMKNIFWIDSRSRAAYSYFGDVVAFDTTYLSNNYEIPLVAFVGVNHHGQSVLLGCGLLADETFETYIWLFRAWLTCMSGRPPQTIVTNQCKTMQNAIAEVFPRAHHRICLSQVIQSILGCLVQFQVYETFQMALTKVIYDPKTIDEFERDWDALTQHFGIINHEKLQNLHEEREHWAPVYSKDTFLAGISDYEKGESVIPFFKGHVHQQTSLKEFFEIYELVQQKKQKTEALNDLESQNSNPSLKTRCYYELQLSKLYTNAIFSKFQDEVVMMSSCFCISQIQTNESLVTYMVKEHQGEEEPVRDDRHFEVIYDKAVTEVRCICSCVNFKGYLCRHALYILNYNGVEEIPCQYILSRWRKDFKRLYVPHLSSDNIDVTNPVQCFDHLYKRAMQVVEEGMVSQNHYMVSWQAFKESLNKIRLVADKIE from the coding sequence ATGGAGTTTGAAACTTATGATGATGCCTATAACTATTATAATAGCTATGCCAGGGAAATTGGATTTGCTATTCGGGTTAAATCTTCGTGGGCCAAACGTAATAGTAAAGAGAAGCGTGGTGCTGTCCTTTGTTGCAACTGTGAGGGTTTCAAAACAGTTAAAGAAGTTAATAGTCATAGGAAAGAAACAAGAACAGGCTGTCTGGCAATGGTTAGATTGAGATTAGTGGAATCTAGCCGGTGGAGAGTGGATGAAGTCAAGATTGAGCATAACCACTCATTTGATCCTGAGAGAGCACAAAACTCTAAATCACATAAGAGGATAGACAGTGGGGCCAAAAGAAAAATTGAGCCTACTCTAGATGTTGAAGTACGGACAATCAAGTTATATCGAATGCCAAATGCAGATGCATCAAGTTATGGGAGCTTAAGTTCTAATGAAGGAGGAACTagcaacaataataatttttccagACGTTTGAAACTTAAAAAAGGTGATGCAGAACTTATTTCAAAATACTTCTGCCACCGTCAATTGGCGAGCCCTAATTTTTTCTATGTGATGGATCTGAATGATGACGGACAAATGAAGAACATATTTTGGATTGATTCTAGATCTAGGGCTGCATATAGTTATTTTGGTGACGTGGTTGCATTTGATACAACATATTTGTCAAACAATTATGAGATTCCACTTGTTGCATTTGTTGGTGTTAATCACCATGGGCAATCTGTTCTGCTAGGATGTGGTCTGCTTGCAGACGAGACCTTTGAAACGTATATTTGGTTATTTAGGGCATGGCTTACTTGTATGTCTGGTCGACCTCCACAAACTATTGTTACGAACCAATGTAAGACCATGCAAAATGCAATAGCAGAGGTTTTCCCGAGGGCTCACCATAGAATTTGTCTATCGCAAGTCATACAGAGCATCCTTGGATGTTTGGTGCAGTTTCAGGTATATGAGACATTTCAGATGGCGCTAACTAAAGTGATATATGACCCTAAAACAATAGATGAATTTGAAAGGGATTGGGATGCCCTGACCCAACATTTTGGAATAATAAATCATGAAAAGCTCCAAAACTTGCACGAGGAACGAGAGCATTGGGCTCCAGTTTATTCCAAGGACACATTTTTGGCTGGAATTTCTGATTATGAAAAGGGTGAGTCTGTGATTCCCTTTTTCAAGGGTCATGTGCATCAACAAACTTCTTTGAAAGAATTTTTTGAGATTTATGAATTAGTTCAGCAAAAAAAGCAAAAAACTGAAGCTCTTAATGATTTGGAGTCACAAAATTCAAACCCATCACTGAAAACAAGATGCTACTATGAGCTGCAACTCTCTAAATTGTACACAAATGCAATATTCAGCAAGTTCCAAGATGAAGTAGTGATGATGTCTTCCTGTTTCTGCATCTCACAAATTCAAACAAATGAGTCTTTAGTGACATACATGGTAAAAGAAcatcaaggagaagaagaaccTGTAAGAGATGATAGGCATTTTGAAGTCATTTATGATAAAGCAGTAACCGAAGTACGTTGCATTTGTAGTTGCGTTAACTTCAAAGGCTACCTATGCAGACATGCCTTGTATATCCTTAATTACAACGGCGTGGAGGAAATTCCATGTCAATATATTTTATCGAGATGGAGGAAGGATTTTAAACGATTGTATGTACCACATCTCAGCTCAGATAATATTGATGTTACAAACCCAGTTCAGTGTTTTGATCATTTGTACAAACGTGCCATGCAAGTAGTTGAAGAAGGCATGGTATCCCAAAATCATTATATGGTTTCTTGGCAGGCATTTAAAGAGTCCTTGAATAAGATTCGGCTTGTAGCAgacaaaattgaataa
- the LOC101513629 gene encoding uncharacterized protein isoform X1, with amino-acid sequence MSDAENQLYSLGNKWKPDSYKTYHGKDPNPGNDLWTDGLICAFEFVRGQKRPVTSRSASKIVNRLHFDCQHSKMRTPSNGLTEASSTRPHKKKLSRGSLFDASDDDKEGQVLQAGQSNAPEKHEGNHWVPIGWSRISELVQAVQVDAVWSSHQFEFEDSEDDFTVADLAAPYWERPAGPIWWCHVSAGHPSVESWLGNAQWLHPAVNLALRDESRLISERMKHLLYEVPVRVAGGLLFELLGQSVGDPLVEEDDIPIVLRSWQAQNFLVTVMHVKGSVSRINVLGITEVQELLSAGGYNVPRTVHEVIAQLACRLSRWDDRLFRKSIFGAADEIELKFVNRFLCAMRNHEDLNLFVIILNQEIRKLSTQVIRVKWSLHARDEIVFELLQHLKGNGARNLLEGIKKTTREMIEEQEAVRGRLFTIQDVMQSTVRAWLQDRSLRVTHNLAVFGGVGVVLTIITGLFGINVDGIPGAENTPYAFGVFTAILIFLGAVLIVVCLVYLGLKKPIAEDQVEVRKLELQELVKMFQHEAETHAQVRKNVSRNNLPPTAGDAFCRDADYLVIR; translated from the exons ATGAGTGATGcagaaaatcaattatattcttTGGGAAACAAGTGGAAACCAGACAGCTATAAAACTTACCATGGTAAAGATCCCAATCCTGGAAATGATCTTTGGACAGATGGACTTATCTGTGCTTTTGAATTTGTTAGAGGACAAAAAAGACCAGTTACATCGAGGTCTGCGTCAAAGATCGTAAACAGATTACATTTTGACTGCCAGCATTCAAAGATGCGGACCCCGTCAAATGGTTTAACGGAGGCTTCTTCCACGAGACCACATAAAAAGAAGCTCTCAAGGGGCAGTTTATTTGATGCTTCCGATGATGACAAAGAGGGCCAGGTACTTCAGGCTGGTCAATCTAATGCCCCGGAAAAGCATGAGGGTAATCATTGGGTACCAATTGGATGGTCCAGAATTTCAGAACTTGTTCAAGCAGTTCAGGTTGATGCTGTCTGGTCTTCTCATCAATTTGAATTTGAGGATTCTGAAGATGATTTTACTGTAGCAGATTTGGCAGCTCCCTATTGGGAGCGTCCGGCTGGGCCTATATGGTGGTGCCATGTTTCTGCAGGTCACCCTTCTGTTGAGTCTTGGCTTGGCAATGCTCAATGGCTACATCCTGCTGTTAATTTAGCATTGAGAGATGAAAGTAGACTTATAAGCGAGCGGATGAAACACCTTCTCTATGAg GTTCCAGTCAGAGTTGCAGGAGGACTATTATTTGAGCTCTTGGGACAATCAGTGGGTGATCCTCTTGTTGAAGAAGATGATATTCCAATTGTGCTTAGGTCTTGGCAAGCACAAAACTTCCTAGTAACTGTAATGCATGTAAAAGGTTCAGTGTCAAGGATAAATGTTCTGGGTATAACAGAAGTTCAG GAGCTCCTTTCTGCTGGAGGATATAATGTGCCAAGAACAGTGCATGAAGTTATAGCACAGCTTGCTTGCCGTCTCTCACGGTGGGATGATAG GTTATTCCGGAAATCTATATTTGGGGCAGCAGATGAGATTGAGTTGAAGTTTGTGAACAGGTTCTTATGCGCAAT GAGAAACCATGAAGATTTGaatctttttgttataattttaaatcaagAAATCAGAAAGTTATCAACACAG GTTATCAGAGTGAAGTGGTCACTCCATGCAAGAGATGAGATCGTGTTTGAGCTTCTCCAACATCTGAAAGGTAATGGAGCAAGAAACTTGTTGGAGGGAATAAAAAAGACCACAAGGGAAATGATTGAAGAGCAAGAAGCAGTTCGTGGCCGCTTGTTTACCATTCAAGATGTTATGCAGAGCACTGTTCGAGCATGGTTGCAG GACAGAAGCCTAAGGGTGACTCATAATTTAGCTGTATTTGGTGGTGTTGGCGTTGTCCTCACCATCATCACTGGTTTATTCGGTATCAACGTCGATGGAATACCCGGGGCAGAAAATACACCATATGCATTTGGTGTCTTCACAGCCATCCTCATCTTTTTAGGAGCAGTGCTGATTGTAGTTTGCCTGGTTTACCTTGGGCTGAAAAAACCCATTGCTGAGGACCAGGTAGAAGTTAGGAAGCTTGAGTTGCAAGAATTGGTGAAGATGTTTCAGCATGAAGCAGAGACTCATGCGCAAGTTCGAAAAAATGTTTCGAGGAATAACTTGCCTCCTACTGCTGGTGATGCTTTCTGCAGAGATGCAGACTATCTTGTCATACGATAG
- the LOC140919232 gene encoding protein FAR1-RELATED SEQUENCE 8-like isoform X1, with protein sequence MTDDKDLLLSPNLDITIDDASPNSEQLLEVVDEGNELENDCSQLFEIDGSELENGRDETIVVGSHSGESQGKDCAPPVVGMEFETYDDAYNYYNSYAREIGFAIRVKSSWAKRNSKEKRGAVLCCNCEGFKTVKEVNSHRKETRTGCLAMVRLRLVESSRWRVDEVKIEHNHSFDPERAQNSKSHKRIDSGAKRKIEPTLDVEVRTIKLYRMPNADASSYGSLSSNEGGTSNNNNFSRRLKLKKGDAELISKYFCHRQLASPNFFYVMDLNDDGQMKNIFWIDSRSRAAYSYFGDVVAFDTTYLSNNYEIPLVAFVGVNHHGQSVLLGCGLLADETFETYIWLFRAWLTCMSGRPPQTIVTNQCKTMQNAIAEVFPRAHHRICLSQVIQSILGCLVQFQVYETFQMALTKVIYDPKTIDEFERDWDALTQHFGIINHEKLQNLHEEREHWAPVYSKDTFLAGISDYEKGESVIPFFKGHVHQQTSLKEFFEIYELVQQKKQKTEALNDLESQNSNPSLKTRCYYELQLSKLYTNAIFSKFQDEVVMMSSCFCISQIQTNESLVTYMVKEHQGEEEPVRDDRHFEVIYDKAVTEVRCICSCVNFKGYLCRHALYILNYNGVEEIPCQYILSRWRKDFKRLYVPHLSSDNIDVTNPVQCFDHLYKRAMQVVEEGMVSQNHYMVSWQAFKESLNKIRLVADKIE encoded by the exons ATGACCGACGATAAGGACTTGTTGCTAAGCCCTAATCTCGATATCACG ATAGACGACGCATCTCCAAACAGTGAGCAACTACTTGAGGTTGTGGATGAGGGCAACGAGCTTGAGAATGACTGTAGTCAATTGTTTGAGATTGATGGAAGCGAACTTGAAAATGGAAGGGATGAAACAATAGTAGTTGGCAGTCATAGTGGAGAATCTCAAGGAAAAGACTGCGCCCCACCTGTTGTGGGAATGGAGTTTGAAACTTATGATGATGCCTATAACTATTATAATAGCTATGCCAGGGAAATTGGATTTGCTATTCGGGTTAAATCTTCGTGGGCCAAACGTAATAGTAAAGAGAAGCGTGGTGCTGTCCTTTGTTGCAACTGTGAGGGTTTCAAAACAGTTAAAGAAGTTAATAGTCATAGGAAAGAAACAAGAACAGGCTGTCTGGCAATGGTTAGATTGAGATTAGTGGAATCTAGCCGGTGGAGAGTGGATGAAGTCAAGATTGAGCATAACCACTCATTTGATCCTGAGAGAGCACAAAACTCTAAATCACATAAGAGGATAGACAGTGGGGCCAAAAGAAAAATTGAGCCTACTCTAGATGTTGAAGTACGGACAATCAAGTTATATCGAATGCCAAATGCAGATGCATCAAGTTATGGGAGCTTAAGTTCTAATGAAGGAGGAACTagcaacaataataatttttccagACGTTTGAAACTTAAAAAAGGTGATGCAGAACTTATTTCAAAATACTTCTGCCACCGTCAATTGGCGAGCCCTAATTTTTTCTATGTGATGGATCTGAATGATGACGGACAAATGAAGAACATATTTTGGATTGATTCTAGATCTAGGGCTGCATATAGTTATTTTGGTGACGTGGTTGCATTTGATACAACATATTTGTCAAACAATTATGAGATTCCACTTGTTGCATTTGTTGGTGTTAATCACCATGGGCAATCTGTTCTGCTAGGATGTGGTCTGCTTGCAGACGAGACCTTTGAAACGTATATTTGGTTATTTAGGGCATGGCTTACTTGTATGTCTGGTCGACCTCCACAAACTATTGTTACGAACCAATGTAAGACCATGCAAAATGCAATAGCAGAGGTTTTCCCGAGGGCTCACCATAGAATTTGTCTATCGCAAGTCATACAGAGCATCCTTGGATGTTTGGTGCAGTTTCAGGTATATGAGACATTTCAGATGGCGCTAACTAAAGTGATATATGACCCTAAAACAATAGATGAATTTGAAAGGGATTGGGATGCCCTGACCCAACATTTTGGAATAATAAATCATGAAAAGCTCCAAAACTTGCACGAGGAACGAGAGCATTGGGCTCCAGTTTATTCCAAGGACACATTTTTGGCTGGAATTTCTGATTATGAAAAGGGTGAGTCTGTGATTCCCTTTTTCAAGGGTCATGTGCATCAACAAACTTCTTTGAAAGAATTTTTTGAGATTTATGAATTAGTTCAGCAAAAAAAGCAAAAAACTGAAGCTCTTAATGATTTGGAGTCACAAAATTCAAACCCATCACTGAAAACAAGATGCTACTATGAGCTGCAACTCTCTAAATTGTACACAAATGCAATATTCAGCAAGTTCCAAGATGAAGTAGTGATGATGTCTTCCTGTTTCTGCATCTCACAAATTCAAACAAATGAGTCTTTAGTGACATACATGGTAAAAGAAcatcaaggagaagaagaaccTGTAAGAGATGATAGGCATTTTGAAGTCATTTATGATAAAGCAGTAACCGAAGTACGTTGCATTTGTAGTTGCGTTAACTTCAAAGGCTACCTATGCAGACATGCCTTGTATATCCTTAATTACAACGGCGTGGAGGAAATTCCATGTCAATATATTTTATCGAGATGGAGGAAGGATTTTAAACGATTGTATGTACCACATCTCAGCTCAGATAATATTGATGTTACAAACCCAGTTCAGTGTTTTGATCATTTGTACAAACGTGCCATGCAAGTAGTTGAAGAAGGCATGGTATCCCAAAATCATTATATGGTTTCTTGGCAGGCATTTAAAGAGTCCTTGAATAAGATTCGGCTTGTAGCAgacaaaattgaataa
- the LOC101513629 gene encoding uncharacterized protein isoform X2, giving the protein MSDAENQLYSLGNKWKPDSYKTYHGKDPNPGNDLWTDGLICAFEFVRGQKRPVTSRSASKIVNRLHFDCQHSKMRTPSNGLTEASSTRPHKKKLSRGSLFDASDDDKEGQVLQAGQSNAPEKHEGNHWVPIGWSRISELVQAVQVDAVWSSHQFEFEDSEDDFTVADLAAPYWERPAGPIWWCHVSAGHPSVESWLGNAQWLHPAVNLALRDESRLISERMKHLLYEVPVRVAGGLLFELLGQSVGDPLVEEDDIPIVLRSWQAQNFLVTVMHVKGSVSRINVLGITEVQELLSAGGYNVPRTVHEVIAQLACRLSRWDDRLFRKSIFGAADEIELKFVNRRNHEDLNLFVIILNQEIRKLSTQVIRVKWSLHARDEIVFELLQHLKGNGARNLLEGIKKTTREMIEEQEAVRGRLFTIQDVMQSTVRAWLQDRSLRVTHNLAVFGGVGVVLTIITGLFGINVDGIPGAENTPYAFGVFTAILIFLGAVLIVVCLVYLGLKKPIAEDQVEVRKLELQELVKMFQHEAETHAQVRKNVSRNNLPPTAGDAFCRDADYLVIR; this is encoded by the exons ATGAGTGATGcagaaaatcaattatattcttTGGGAAACAAGTGGAAACCAGACAGCTATAAAACTTACCATGGTAAAGATCCCAATCCTGGAAATGATCTTTGGACAGATGGACTTATCTGTGCTTTTGAATTTGTTAGAGGACAAAAAAGACCAGTTACATCGAGGTCTGCGTCAAAGATCGTAAACAGATTACATTTTGACTGCCAGCATTCAAAGATGCGGACCCCGTCAAATGGTTTAACGGAGGCTTCTTCCACGAGACCACATAAAAAGAAGCTCTCAAGGGGCAGTTTATTTGATGCTTCCGATGATGACAAAGAGGGCCAGGTACTTCAGGCTGGTCAATCTAATGCCCCGGAAAAGCATGAGGGTAATCATTGGGTACCAATTGGATGGTCCAGAATTTCAGAACTTGTTCAAGCAGTTCAGGTTGATGCTGTCTGGTCTTCTCATCAATTTGAATTTGAGGATTCTGAAGATGATTTTACTGTAGCAGATTTGGCAGCTCCCTATTGGGAGCGTCCGGCTGGGCCTATATGGTGGTGCCATGTTTCTGCAGGTCACCCTTCTGTTGAGTCTTGGCTTGGCAATGCTCAATGGCTACATCCTGCTGTTAATTTAGCATTGAGAGATGAAAGTAGACTTATAAGCGAGCGGATGAAACACCTTCTCTATGAg GTTCCAGTCAGAGTTGCAGGAGGACTATTATTTGAGCTCTTGGGACAATCAGTGGGTGATCCTCTTGTTGAAGAAGATGATATTCCAATTGTGCTTAGGTCTTGGCAAGCACAAAACTTCCTAGTAACTGTAATGCATGTAAAAGGTTCAGTGTCAAGGATAAATGTTCTGGGTATAACAGAAGTTCAG GAGCTCCTTTCTGCTGGAGGATATAATGTGCCAAGAACAGTGCATGAAGTTATAGCACAGCTTGCTTGCCGTCTCTCACGGTGGGATGATAG GTTATTCCGGAAATCTATATTTGGGGCAGCAGATGAGATTGAGTTGAAGTTTGTGAACAG GAGAAACCATGAAGATTTGaatctttttgttataattttaaatcaagAAATCAGAAAGTTATCAACACAG GTTATCAGAGTGAAGTGGTCACTCCATGCAAGAGATGAGATCGTGTTTGAGCTTCTCCAACATCTGAAAGGTAATGGAGCAAGAAACTTGTTGGAGGGAATAAAAAAGACCACAAGGGAAATGATTGAAGAGCAAGAAGCAGTTCGTGGCCGCTTGTTTACCATTCAAGATGTTATGCAGAGCACTGTTCGAGCATGGTTGCAG GACAGAAGCCTAAGGGTGACTCATAATTTAGCTGTATTTGGTGGTGTTGGCGTTGTCCTCACCATCATCACTGGTTTATTCGGTATCAACGTCGATGGAATACCCGGGGCAGAAAATACACCATATGCATTTGGTGTCTTCACAGCCATCCTCATCTTTTTAGGAGCAGTGCTGATTGTAGTTTGCCTGGTTTACCTTGGGCTGAAAAAACCCATTGCTGAGGACCAGGTAGAAGTTAGGAAGCTTGAGTTGCAAGAATTGGTGAAGATGTTTCAGCATGAAGCAGAGACTCATGCGCAAGTTCGAAAAAATGTTTCGAGGAATAACTTGCCTCCTACTGCTGGTGATGCTTTCTGCAGAGATGCAGACTATCTTGTCATACGATAG